In a single window of the Spirochaetota bacterium genome:
- a CDS encoding MFS transporter, whose product MSNYRIYGFHLLFLLYLTQGIPFGFQVTALPVLFRQSGVSLTMIGFSSLLALPWMLKIVWAPLVDRFWMAIFGRRKSWLMPLQIVMFISAYSATHIDIALNPVLFAATILVMNFCASIQDIAVDGLAIDILNETDLGYGNAIQVVGYKIGMLISGGFLVWLSSYLGWENIFYVICTIVAIPLILLIPYKENAISQTKVKYITIRDIFVHIKKAVKQHGMIIVFLLIATYKTGETFIDGMFKPFLVDQGFSASQIGLWQGMYGMAASIAGSIVGGMLASHYGIFNGLWFALLVRLIPLCGEWYCTLNVPSPELIIMVTIAEHFFGGMLTTAMFAFMMSTVDKIIGATHYTILATIEVLGKSPGMWFSGLLADRFGYSYLFASGIFLSIIPLLFVIMVKKRLLYPRQS is encoded by the coding sequence GTGAGTAACTATCGCATATATGGCTTTCATCTTCTTTTCCTTTTGTATTTAACGCAGGGCATTCCTTTTGGTTTTCAGGTTACCGCTTTACCAGTTCTGTTCAGGCAATCTGGAGTATCACTAACTATGATTGGATTCAGCAGTCTGCTGGCTTTACCGTGGATGCTGAAAATAGTCTGGGCGCCTCTTGTTGATAGATTCTGGATGGCCATATTTGGAAGAAGGAAGTCATGGCTTATGCCATTGCAGATAGTGATGTTTATTTCAGCCTATAGCGCTACTCATATTGACATAGCTTTAAATCCAGTATTATTTGCTGCTACGATATTGGTGATGAACTTTTGCGCTTCAATACAGGATATTGCAGTTGATGGATTGGCAATAGATATTTTGAACGAGACTGATTTGGGATATGGCAATGCCATTCAGGTTGTAGGGTATAAAATTGGTATGCTTATAAGTGGTGGTTTTTTAGTATGGCTGAGTTCATATCTTGGTTGGGAAAATATATTTTATGTCATCTGCACAATTGTTGCAATTCCTTTAATACTGCTTATCCCTTATAAAGAAAATGCCATATCACAAACCAAAGTCAAGTACATAACAATACGTGATATTTTTGTTCATATTAAGAAAGCTGTAAAGCAACATGGTATGATTATTGTATTCCTTTTGATAGCAACGTATAAAACAGGGGAAACGTTTATTGATGGTATGTTTAAACCATTCCTTGTTGACCAGGGATTCAGTGCTTCGCAAATAGGCTTGTGGCAGGGTATGTATGGCATGGCAGCTTCTATTGCTGGATCAATTGTTGGTGGTATGCTTGCATCGCACTATGGAATTTTTAATGGATTATGGTTTGCATTGCTGGTACGGTTAATACCATTATGTGGTGAATGGTATTGTACATTGAATGTGCCGTCACCTGAACTTATTATAATGGTAACTATCGCTGAACATTTTTTTGGTGGCATGCTAACTACAGCAATGTTTGCATTTATGATGTCTACTGTTGATAAGATTATTGGGGCTACCCATTATACAATACTGGCAACTATTGAAGTACTTGGCAAATCACCTGGAATGTGGTTTTCAGGGCTCTTGGCTGATAGATTTGGTTATTCGTATCTGTTTGCATCAGGAATCTTCCTTTCAATTATACCGCTATTATTTGTTATAATGGTTAAAAAAAGATTGTTATATCCAAGACAATCATAG